Proteins from a genomic interval of Micrococcales bacterium:
- the mtrA gene encoding MtrAB system response regulator MtrA codes for MTARILVVDDDQALAEMVGIVLRAEGYTTELCGNGLKVQEAVRRGKPDLVLLDLMLPGKDGTQVCKELRRFTGVPIIMVTARSDTRDVVEGLAAGADDYIQKPFKPAELVARVKARLRHHTVAEPPSGEEIRIGDVVIDLSGHQVSKAGEAVGLTPLEFDLLVALGAKPWQVFTREMLLELVWGYREQADPRLVNVHVQRLRAKVEDDPENPSVVVTVRGVGYKAGPPQ; via the coding sequence ATGACGGCTCGAATCCTCGTAGTAGATGACGACCAGGCTCTGGCAGAGATGGTCGGCATTGTCTTGAGGGCCGAAGGCTACACCACCGAGCTGTGCGGCAACGGTCTAAAGGTGCAAGAGGCCGTGCGCCGGGGCAAACCAGATTTGGTTTTGTTGGATCTGATGTTGCCGGGCAAGGATGGTACGCAGGTCTGCAAGGAACTGCGCCGCTTCACCGGTGTGCCCATCATCATGGTGACCGCCCGGTCCGACACCCGCGATGTGGTTGAGGGGCTGGCGGCCGGCGCGGATGACTACATCCAAAAGCCGTTCAAACCAGCTGAATTGGTGGCCCGGGTCAAAGCCAGGCTGCGCCACCACACGGTGGCCGAGCCGCCATCAGGCGAGGAAATCAGAATTGGTGACGTGGTCATTGACCTGTCCGGTCACCAAGTCTCCAAAGCCGGCGAAGCGGTCGGACTAACGCCCCTGGAGTTCGACCTGCTGGTGGCGCTGGGGGCCAAACCGTGGCAGGTCTTTACCCGCGAAATGCTGCTGGAACTGGTTTGGGGTTACCGTGAACAGGCTGACCCCAGGCTGGTCAACGTTCACGTCCAGCGGCTTAGGGCTAAGGTCGAAGACGACCCGGAAAACCCTTCCGTGGTGGTCACCGTCAGAGGCGTTGGTTATAAGGCTGGCCCACCCCAGTGA
- a CDS encoding PIN domain-containing protein — MTALLETNVLIALLDPAHTFHAVAARWFRDHADNGWATCPITENGFVRIVSHSSYPQPVNVADALETLRHASSHATHTFFPDTITITDTSIVDDAHLLSSGQVTDAYLLGLAVQHDGYLVTLDRRIDVAAVRGASPTRLVVIKPGAI, encoded by the coding sequence GTGACAGCCCTGCTCGAGACCAACGTTTTGATCGCTCTGCTCGACCCCGCCCACACTTTCCATGCCGTGGCGGCCCGCTGGTTCCGCGACCACGCTGACAATGGCTGGGCCACTTGCCCCATCACCGAGAACGGGTTCGTTCGTATTGTGTCGCATTCGTCCTATCCACAGCCGGTCAACGTAGCTGACGCTCTGGAGACCCTGCGGCACGCCTCCTCCCATGCGACGCACACCTTTTTCCCTGACACCATCACCATCACCGACACCTCCATTGTCGATGACGCCCACCTGCTTAGCTCCGGGCAGGTCACCGACGCGTACCTACTCGGCTTGGCCGTCCAACATGACGGATACCTGGTCACCCTAGACAGGCGCATCGACGTTGCCGCTGTTCGGGGCGCCTCGCCAACTCGGTTGGTTGTCATCAAGCCCGGCGCTATCTAG